The Malus sylvestris chromosome 3, drMalSylv7.2, whole genome shotgun sequence genomic sequence GAAGAGATGGAGCTGTGGCTGCTATGGTTTGAGGAGGACAGAAACAGGAAGAGTGAGAGATGAGAGGGCTCGCgtaggagagagaggaagagtgaGAGATGAGAGCTGGTTGGGTTCTACTCCTGAGACTCGTGTCCCGTTAACTACAGGCCCCCATACTTTTCTCTGACTGTCCCCCCTCTCCCACTCATGAAATCGAGGATCTGCAGCAATGGCGCTGAGATCCCCACACCTCTCTCtcgctctgtctctctctctccctctctatcggAGGCATGGCCTCCCATCCCCGAAACCCTCACTGAATGACAGCAAACCCAAACCCACCCCAATCCGTCTCAAATGcacaggacaaaattaccctcctaaCTTTTAATAACTACGTTCCAACCCAGCCCCATATCCCACGGTTTTGTTGTAAAAAATCGAGGGGGGAGGAATTGACCTCAAAAGACAAAATCACCCTCTGAATTTTTGagaattaccccccaacccaGCCACATTCGGCTGGCattgttgtaaataaagcaaaatcaaaacaaaggtgaATAGCGCCTGCCCTCCCCCCTACTTTAGAATAAGTAATGTGGGTGGCTTTCATAGATGGGAAGAGTCAAGAGTGGCTGGCTATGGTGTTGAAAGCTTATGTAAACAATTTGATTCTAAATTAAtgaaatattatataatttGGAAAACAAACAATGAGTGTCGTAAATGCAATAAACTAAatcgttgtattaaaaaaagTTACATAACATATAAATCTGATAGTATACATtttaccaaaaagaaaataaataataataagacATACAACCAACCTGCCTTTGTTTGTCTAAACCAAAAACTTCATCTAGTCTATATATACAACAAACTAATTTTGACCGTTGATACTTGATCAATTGCAGAACTGCCATCTATTACTTCTATTTTTCTTCAGACTAAAACCAAAAAGTTATTTTTCTCTCCAAAAGTTTCTCTATGTTCTGGACAAAATCTCAAGTCCAATTGCTTTATCTTGTCTATAGCCGTTCCGGGTTGCTTTGTTGGGTTTGACCGCTAAAGCCCTTCCAGTCTTGTGAGTACTTGTGACTGATTCCGTCGTCCTTTGCTTATTCTGAAATGACTTATATCGCTTGGCCTTAAATCTTCCCCATTAACTGAGAATTTGACTTTACCCTCGTTGTCCGGTTTATCAAGAATTCTTGTAGCGTCTGACGCAGACTTAACAACAACTTGAGCAAAGAGTGATTGCTCTTTAGGATGAACAGGCTTCTTCATAAAGATTGACTACTATCTCCAAATTTCCTGCATATACATGATGAGTTAAATAttattgaagatgatgataatAAATCAATAGTAAAGCCATACATATCTTGACACACAAAACTGATCATATGTTGTACCATCTCAACTAACCATATGCTGTGCCATCTTTGATTCAACAAGTTATTATGGTCGGTTTAGATGGTACAAACTGTTAAATTTCAACATCTGGTCAACAGTCAGCTACTAATTACCGCACCGATATTGCCCCAACTTAACTACATGCACATCTCGGCAGTTGCTGAATTTCTATCACAAAAAACCTTGGTGCAAAATGTGTAACCATTCAATAAAAGTTGAGTAATCAATGAAAAAAAGAGACTAGACTAAAGTCCTCTTCTTAAATAGCTTTTGAAACAGCTTTGACGACCTGTTTAAATAGCTTTTGAGTTCTTCATTTGAAACAGGATGACCCTTTGAGAAAGTCAAGAATAAAGTTCTATCATTGTTGTCAACACTAGGTTGATGCACATCATCATATGCTTCTTGGGGTGGCAATAGACGAGGTTGAGCCTCAACAATATCATCACCCTGCTGGTTAAGTGAATAATTATGCTGAAACCCTTGTTGTACTATTGGACCATTCAACAAATTGGTTTGCTGGAAAGCACTGGGTATATGATACAAATATGGATATGATGGGACTATAATTATATCCCAAAAAGCTCTATCGAAGACATTGTCAATAAATCTCCTCACCTCTTCCCTGGCCTTCTTGTTCTCAAACACAAACTCAAGTGGAATATTTTtggtaagaagaagaagacaaaatGTTCGGAACTGGCTATCAATTTCCTCCAACGCCAGAGGAGCTTAATTTGAATGCAGATAGTGTAAGTGCATGATCGACTCGCACGCTAAAGCATACAGGTCCGAGTCATATAAATCTGACGTGCCCGCCATAAAATTGTAGTGAGTTTCTGTGTCCAGAAAATACCAAAAGGCTATGACAAGCTTATATTGGTTAGGATCAAAACGTAAACCCAGCAGTCGAACATATATTGTGCGATCGATTGAATGGAATAGCTTTAGCTCTTCAAAAGCTCTGTAAGACGATAAGTGCATGATGATGTAAGTGCCAGTGCTCTTGGAGTGTTTGGTTTTCAAAGGGCTGGTTACGGTTTCAAAGGCTTTCGATGTTGGTCCTTCGGCCAAAAGGTTGTGTTCTTTTTTTAAGTTTCAGTGATAAGCATGGTTTTCCCTCTCAGCGCACCTTGTTATATAATAATTCTAATTAGTTACCAAAAAGGGTAACTGTAATTTCTGACCCAATTAAATTCTCCACGTTCTGAAGTGTTTTGCACTTTTACTATTGTATTAGGGTGTCAATGCCCTTATTATCCAAATATCAAGTAGTTCCCAGTCCTTTTcatttttggtttttgtattcCTTAGTTGTTTGGATATATACTGCTATAATCCCCAAATTGTTAACTAAATTTTTGGTTCCCAAACAATATCTAAACTAACACCAAGGTTTAATCACTaaagaccaaaaaaaaaaaaaaaaaaaaaaaaaaaaaaaactagacgTCTGAAGaggaaacaaagaaaattaTTCTGCAGTCAGCCCTACATTTAGCCTTGAGGTTGCGAAAATCCTTATGcatctctcttccttctctccgTCTTTTGGCCCACGCTCACAACTAACACAAAGGATTTAGCTCCAATTGTCACGGTTTTTAATGGATTTGGAACTGTGAGACGTGGCGCTTTTCGAGAAACTAGCCGGGAAGACGTGGAGGGCATCACTATTTtgccatttttattttgatttcgTTCAATAATTACAAGAAATTCACTCAGAATTTGTTGATTTTAGATTCTCTCTTTAGGAGAGTTCTTTCATTTTAGTTTTCATCTTGCTTACcactttattaattattgttagaTGTTGATCACCTTATTAATTACTgttagattagtttaaatttcgagattTGTGCAGTTGATAAATTAAATCAAACTCATCAAATGGTAATCAATAGGGTGGTGAACAAAAATATACCCAAAACAAAAGGTTAGCAAAGAGGAAGATGGTGGAGTCCATTTACAGAGGATAAAGAGATACAAAACAATAAGTATGAGAGAGGAACAACATCGTCTAGGTTTAGTCATACCAAGGGCAAATCATCATCTTCTTAGCGAGTCTGCCACCGACTTTGCAACTAAAATTTTTTCAGATTCAATTCTCGACATAAGCCCACCTAATGCTTATGGCAAAATCGCGACGGTAAACCACCGTCTAGTGCCTAGGGTGATTTTTCGAACACTGATCACAATATGACTTGAGTGTTATTATTCTCACATGAACATGAAATTTAACGATTCCAATAATCATTATACTTTTTTCTAATGAGCTTGGCTTTCAACAAAGTACTTAAAATTTGCTTAATATTGCTTTATTGTAATTTTATAGATCGAGTTTTGTGAAGACCCTTTTTGGTGCTAATCTTCCCTTAAACTTAATGGATTTTCTGTTGTACAATTTGACGTTTTTACCCTTGAAAATTAGGTCCACTTCAGCAGTTACGAATGACAAAGGTGTGTTGGGTAAGTCCACCTAGTAATGTCTGGGGTTATATCGTTGTTTTCATATTACGGATTCTTGCAATTAGTTCACTAGTACGGTAATTCTTGTAAGTAAAAGCCAAGTTTGTGCTGAAAGGATTTGTTTCTCACATGTTGTTTGAACAGTGTAAGATATATCGGATAACGGGAGACATCGAAAGGGGACAAATGTTGTAAAATGAATTGGCAAATTCAACTCAAGGTGACCTCTCAATCTCTAAATTTTACTTTAAGGTTAAGAATCTGTGTTCGGAGATTTCCTTGTTAGATCTAGCTCAATCAGTGTTTAAAGCTCAAATAAGGCGGCACATTATCCGTGGCATTAAAAAGTACTCTCTTTGTTACTTGTGTACACAGATAGATCGGCAACCTCTCTCGGAAGAGGTTCAAAATTGAACTCCATGTTTACGAGAGTAACATGACTGTACAACTAACATTATATCAATAAAATGAAGGCAAAACCATAGCGGTATAAGGTAAGAAATGAAACAATTTCTAGATTTTGAATGTTTTCAGAACAAGAAAATGTGGAAAATGTCTGTATAGATAGTTAGCTAGTCACTACAACAAAAGGAGAGgatcaaagaaaaagaatggtGCGAAATAGTTAGTGTGGCATGGAATGATTAGGCGGATGGAATCCTCTTACGCTCGAAGGTTATTGAGAAGTAGAGGGGACGTTGTTGGTATGTTTTGTACAATCGAATGGTCCGATTACTTGATTAGCTTTTCGCTTCACCTGAAATTCAAAAACAGTGTCAGCGCATCAGCTCATTGGTACATCTGTAAACAATGAATAGATGACCGTCTAGGAAGCAAAACCATACCGGAGACCATGGACCCAGTTGAGGTTGAGATTTGTTGGGGGGTGAATTTTGTACAGCGCcacttttctttgtcaaaattTCCTGTAGAAACACTCGGTATAAGATAACTACTATCATGCTAGAGACTACAAAATGTGTCTTGTATCAAAACCGAGAACTAGAGAATAATCAAAATGTTTGGTCAGAATAAAATAGAGGCATCCAAACGCCACAGGCATTGGATCAACCGGAAGTTCAGAACTACTTGCTATGGTTTGTTTTCGTCTTCATAAATGTGGTTAGTAGTGTGTAATCTTATTGGTTTGAAGAAAAAGCAATAATTACATTATTACGTACATTTGAAGATCCAAACCAAATTAAGTAGTTGTAGTCCCAGGAGACAATTGGTATGTCAAAACAAAAAGTTATAAAATGCTGACATGGATAACAAAAGCAGTTTGCGTGTTATAAGTTATAGTGTGCAGATGAAAGACTAGTAGTACAAGTATTACCTCTCCGGCTGCTTCAAGTGCAGCTAACCATTCGTCAGAGAATGGAACAGCATCTGATGGAGGCTTTATTACAAGGCCCTCTGGCTTCCTATCACTCCCAGATTTCTTACTGCAAAAAGAGACAGGGATAACTGAATTTCGCATGGAAATTTCAATCTATAAAAGATGTGCACCAAATGGCTTAAAGGAACACAAGGACAACACACTGACACAAATATAAGCAGATAAAACTGATCTATGTTTTTTTGGAACTTACAGCTCGTTTGTTGCCTCCTTATCTTCTGCGGGGTGCAAGGAATCTTCTAATTCATGCTGCAGTTCACTGTTAAAAGTATGATTATTGAAATCAATTTCGGATTCCTCTGCTAAATTGCCTTTCAGTGCATTAACTTCATTATCCTGCAGAATACTTCCACTTGATGATGTTCGATCAGAAATGACAGATGAGCATAATTCTCCTCCCCAGGCATTTAATGCCAAAGTTGACACTGAAGTTTCTCCAGTGGTGGCTGTTGCACACGAATCAGCCTCCAGAGAAGCAGCTTGGTTGCTTAGCTTATAGTCATGACTGAAACCCTCTGCAACTTCCATCTGTAAGTAGTCAGCCTTTTCTTCCAAATCAGGTGTGCAGTCATGCATTGCTGGTcctactttggaactctttgtTTCACTTCCACAAGCATTATAGTCATTAAAAACAACCTCGGGTACAGTTTCCACAAAATCCTTACAGGAACTGTTGTTTGCAAGCAAAGTACCATTCAAACAAGACCCAGGGTTAATATCCTGGGACACTCGTATAACATCAATATTTGGATGATGAAGCTCAGGACATCCAGCTAGTTCTTCATATACATTATTAACAACTGCTGAGCATGCATAGTTTGAGACTGAGGTATGTTCTCGCAGATCTCCAAGAGCTAGTTCCTTAATTATGTCACTACCTTCATCAActtgtttattttcttcatccaaGATTTTATGCTTAGATAAACCATGGGAACTTTGAGACCCACTTCCACCTAAATCGTTCACTTTTGAGCTGATATCTGCACAATTCCCAGTGTTATCTGTAAGGGGCTCTTCAAAAGATTCTCTACCTTCAAGTGAACTCACATGAACCTCTGGACTCTGATTCAGTATTCTATCTTCTGCATTTAAGCAACGTGCACTCATCACACTAATTTCCTCTCCACTGAAATTGATTTTATCACCCATCAAATTATTCGGCTCTACTGAAGTATCTTGAAATAGCACTTTCAGGTTTAGCTGGGACGTGAAATCTCCACTTTTCAAGAAACTGGCATTCATAGCAGTCACTTCACCTATGGCTTGAACTTCATCCACACTCTCCAACTCCAAACAACAATCTTGACAATTAAGCTGAGAGTCATTCATAGAGTCAAGGTTGTAACTCTCAACCATTGCTTTGTCTTCCAACACTGAAGCAAAATTGTCCTGGGACTCCACTATTGCTGCCCCATTGGACCTGCAATCTGGCATAGCAAGTGGCATTAGAGAAAGGGTTTTAGAAACTTCTGATTCATTTCTGCAGGCACCAGTTCCGTGTGTTTCTTTTAAATCAACACATTGAAGAGCAATTTTCTGCCGGGATTCTTCAGGGATAGTACTGAATCCATCCAATACATAATCATCTAAGCGCAATATATTTTCCTGGAAAACCTGTTCTCCGGTATAGCAGGAATTTGAAAGGTCTAGCTGTTCAGGCTTTTTGTTTCCACAATCAGTTTTCACCAATTGACAATTATCTGAAGCAGAAGTCCTCCGGTCAgcgtcatccatttcatctgtTAATCTTCCACTTAGAGTCAGCATTTGTGCATCTTCCTCCTGTGGGTTCTCactcattttgtcaaatgtACCACCATTATTTGAGCGGTCACCAAATCCAGAGTCACACAAAGCATCAGAGTCGGTTGCACTAGAATTTTGGACTTTTGGACTGACATCTGCAACCTTCACACAACTGTAGGTCTGCATCTCTTCAGAAGTTTGACATTCCTTGGTGAAACTACCACTATTTTCCCATACCATTTGATCTCCTTCACAGGTCAAAGGTTTAGACAGATCACCTTGTTCCCCATGCAATTTATTGTCACGATCACCGCTAGACTGATCAACGTATGATACTGAAGTACTATTGACAGAACTAGCATCTTCAGACTTGGACTTTGAAAAAACACAGCAATTCTTCTGGGGAGAAACAATGGGTTTGTCTTCAAGAAGTTGATGGTCGGTTATGACTCTGCCAAAAACACCAGGAAATTTCACCGTGGAACTAAGGTGGGATGTAATCTGCGAATTATCAGTATCTTTAATTTTTGGAGGAAGTACAAAAGCAACATTCATGCTATTATCATCTTCATCCAACTGTTCACAGGTTCCCCTCTGTGAAAGAAGTTTATCGTCATTCCTCTGAAATTCTACCTCTTCCATGTGAACAACCTTTTCGGTAATATATGGTTCTGCTTGTCCCATAGATATTTGGTCTTCATGAACAGGAATTCTATCGAACTTCTGCTTATTATCTGTCATATCACAATTACTTGAGCTAGACCTAACCTTCAGATCTGCCTTCTGCATATCTGTTACTAGCGAGAATGATTCCACTATCCTCTTTGTGGCAGGGTTCACAATAGATAAAACGGAGCAATCCAAACTTGAGCAATGGACATCATTCTTTCCTGTTATTGTGACATCATTATATCCCGTTATTGTGCCATCCATGGTCACATTTTGCTTTTCCCCAACTGAAGAGGGCAGCTGAAATTCATGAATTGGATCTACAGGGCCCGCTTGCCTCAAATTAGGAATAACGCATGATTGAGAGCTTGTCTTCAAAGGACTAGGCAAAGAAGAAGGTTTTGGCTGCaaacaaataatcaaaattgcAGCAATAAAAATCagacattgaaatttgaaagtaTCATAATTCTTTTATGCAGCAATAGAGCAGTTAGAAAAATACCTGATGAAAGAAACCCAGCGATGGTGATGGCATCCGCAAACCTGATGGCTTTGATGTTGGGGGTCGAGGATGTACCACACCAGAAAGAGGGAGAGGAACTACAGTTTTTCTGGATCTGTCATCACAGCAATATGATGCATGCTTGGTCGAAGGAAGTGCTTGTTTTGAGTTCACCTCAGGAACTGCAggttttctggatctatcattACGGCCACATGATGCATGAGCGTTAGAAGGAAGGGCTTGCTTTGGAATCATATGTGGAACTGCAGTTTTTCTGGATCTGTCACCAAGGCCATATGCTGCATGACCATTTGAAGGAACTGCTTGTTTTGATATCCCCTCTAAGCCCTTATTTGCTTCAAAAGTCGGTGGACAGGATATTTTGGTTGGAGAACCCTTCACCAAGCTGGCCTGCAAAATTATTGAAATTCACAACACAGTAAGCATATGAATCCTTATAAATAACAAACAGCACACCATACTAAGGAAATGTCAGCCAGTTATAGTCCCAAATATATCTAGTAGTTAATTTACAGAGACTACTAAGTTACAAGTTCTCACCACATTCCTTCTGGCTTGTCGAACAGAACTTTTGGAAGTTAAAAAATTTCCATTAGGAGTGACTTTCACATTATTTGGCCCACTTTTGGTGTTGTTCAATTTCACTGCTGTATGAGAAAGTAGTAGTTAAcagaatataaacaaataatttaCTTCTGATTCAAACGtgaaaatttaatttctttaacTTTTAAGAAAGTAGAAACATATTAGACAACAAAGCCCTCTAGAAGTAGTCAAATATACAAATCTTCCTCAGATATCTCACCACAGCAAAATATTTTTGGTAATTAATTGCAGTAACAATGTATATAAAAATGTTACCAGGATGAGCAATCTGATTCCGCTTTAAATCATTTGCACCAACTGTAACATTCTTGGAAGTCCTAGAAAGCAGACAGGAATCTGGTCTTGGAACCGGTATTTTAGAAACTTTTGGTTCTTTAATTGGTGATTTCATGGTATTCACATTCGCAGGCCTTTTAACAGTTCCCATTAGTCAAGGCCAACTTTCCCAAAAACTCATCTTAGTAACAAAAGATTCAACAaaactcctacaaaaagaaaattaatcaaaaggaTATGAAGAAGAGGCCACAGGTCGAGGGCAACCACTGCGTTTTGAGCCACTTCTATTAATATCCCGGGCTGAAAGCACCTTCCGCTTGGCCTAAAATTTTGAAACACTCAGGAAGTTCACACAACTCCAATCAAACAACCTTCACTTAAAAGAAAACTTTGCCATCCTATAAGAGATTTGAGAACTAACCGCGGAACCTGGTGCTACTTTATCTTTAGCTGACGAGTCATGCTTTGGTAATGGACTGCCACCAACAGTCCTATCCTTCTTATTTGAAGGACTTTCCGGCAAAACCTTGAATAAATTTTCTTCAATAACATGTAGATCTGCTGAATCAGTAATGCTATTTGTGTCTTCCTCAATAACTGACAACAACCCATTAGAATTTGCATTCCCGCTAATCATGGATAGTTCCTCGGAATTTAGTACACCTGACAGAATACCAAAATGGGAAAGAAAAAATCCaatctttaattttcttttctatcAAAAATTATTTCTCAAACTCATAAACCAAAATATAAACCTTCATCGGTAAAGAAGGCTCGATCCCAAGCAAGGCTTTTGCGCAAATTGTATCCACcccctttcttcttcctcttcatttgCTGCGGCAGGAGGCTGAGTTTTTGCTCTTCTAATTTATTTGCAACCGTATTCTCTTTATTTGCATTCGCATTCTCTCTACAAAGCGTAGAACTCGGCTTTTTGGAATTCTCACTCACCACCACACCTTCTGCAATACAATTCAATGATTTTTCATTATACGTCATGCAATGTAGGTCCAATTatgtaaatatacatataaacatGTAAATGTTGATCAATTAGCAGACAGATTTCGCCCTACTGAGCTAATCAGAGGTCAAATTGAGTCCACATTATTCAAATTGAAAGGGGAAACAAAACCCTAGACAGCCAAAACAAAGTACAAGAGACGAAGCATAGATTCAACGAAAGTATAAGAGAAAACCCTAACCGAGTGGCTTGGATCTGCGGGTTTGGAGAGGCGAGCAGAAGAAAAAGGCGTCGTCTTTGGAGATTTTGCTAGTGCTGCTGCTTGAAACGGTGTCACCGTGGGTCAATTGAAGCAGCGAGTCGTCTTCTCCTGCGATTTCGATGAGTGGGACGTCggactccatctctctctctctctctctctctctctctctctctctctggataTCTAGAAAAATCGAATGATCGGAGGAAGTTGTTACGGGTGGAAGAAATGGTCGAATCAAATGGGTGTGCAGAGTAGAGTAATGGAGTGTGCAaagtgtttgtttatttgtttgtggATCTTCAATTTTTCAAAGGGTCGACGAGCGGCAAAAGGCTGAACGGGGGGGTGGGGACAAATAGACCGTGCGAGCACGTGACTACCGAGAGGAAATGACGAAAGCACCCTTGTGGTCAACTTTGAGTCGAGGACGATTAATCTGGGCATAAGGGTGATTTCACCTCCAACATGGACGTATGGATCGTTAGATCAATGATACGATCGGGTCATTTCTCTTATTCCAACGTGGTGACATGATCCGTTTTCTTAATGGATTTGCACATCCATTACCCGTTAAGCTAACAAACTCGACATACAAGTTAACCTGTAGAATGGCACAATCTGTTTCACCTGTTAAGAATTATGAATTTCGTAAATTTTTAGATTTAGAGTataaaggaaaagaagagaTGAGCTTTGCAATCACAAATCGCGACTTGATGGTTGATGGAGGCATCGGATGACTTCaaattccttttcattttaaatGAGTTGGTTAAAACTAAAGGGTCAACAACTTTTCTTTTAATATAAGTGATATTATTGCTTTAAGCTCTACTAAACAAAGAGATACCCATAACACTAGATTGAAAGTGAATGTCAACTATATAGTTGGGTGCCAATAAATACGCTTCGGTCCAAATACAAAACTCATTGGTTATAACTAGCATAACTAGCATGCATGACTTCTCATGAAACTGAGAAGTTTGGAAGGAACATCTATTATACGCAATTTTATCCTTGTTTTGCAAAGAGTATTTCCACAACTTGAACCCGTAACCTTTTGTTCACTACTAAGAACGGACAAATACAATAAGCTATCAATTTTCAGGTGCAAAAGGATTTATTTGAGATTGGAATTATCCAAATTATATATTTCCTTACAAAAACCAATGCCTTTGAATCTGTGATTTTCATGAACTTATACATGTCACAACTGTAAAGGGTCCAGGACCAATTCCCAGCAAAATCCGCACTtactgtgcgtgtgtgtgtcaGCTAAAGTAACTAAAGTCCCGTAAAAGCTACACTGTAAGACGATTCCCCGGCTCCTCTTTACAATCGGTGAATCTAATTTCCCTCCTCGATTAGATATAAACGAAATACAAAACAAAGTAACTACATCTATGAAGGGAACTAACCGCGACTCTTATCTGGAACCTTTTGTACCAACATTACACCGAAGAATATGAGCCACGACTCTACATTTCTAGGTCAAAATCGAGCATCTTCCTCCTCTATGCCGCCTGAAATATGGCTCTCTCAAATTCCATTTCCTTCCGAAGATAGAGCTCTGCCCTTCTTTGCGCTAATACCTTTCCTTCCGAAGAACAAGAAAACTGACATACAAGTGGACTAATCTTCATCCTCGGTTATGGAGGCAAAGGAAAAAGGTTTGAACTTGTAGCCATCTCCGTGGTAGAATTTGTTTTGATATTCTACCCAATGAAGACGCAGGGCATGGAGAAAAGCACTTAGTGTCTCCATCATGAGTAGTATGAATGCAGTTGCAAAGGCGAAAACTGATAACCCAATTAACCGGATAATGAAGCTGTCATACCTGTTACAAATTTTCAGAATTACGTTAACAATTGACCAATATGTGCAGACCCTTCAAATATCGCAGTAGATCTAGACTACAACCTG encodes the following:
- the LOC126615069 gene encoding uncharacterized protein LOC126615069 isoform X2 → MESDVPLIEIAGEDDSLLQLTHGDTVSSSSTSKISKDDAFFFCSPLQTRRSKPLEGVVVSENSKKPSSTLCRENANANKENTVANKLEEQKLSLLPQQMKRKKKGGGYNLRKSLAWDRAFFTDEGVLNSEELSMISGNANSNGLLSVIEEDTNSITDSADLHVIEENLFKVLPESPSNKKDRTVGGSPLPKHDSSAKDKVAPGSAAKRKVLSARDINRSGSKRSGCPRPVASSSVKRPANVNTMKSPIKEPKVSKIPVPRPDSCLLSRTSKNVTVGANDLKRNQIAHPVKLNNTKSGPNNVKVTPNGNFLTSKSSVRQARRNVASLVKGSPTKISCPPTFEANKGLEGISKQAVPSNGHAAYGLGDRSRKTAVPHMIPKQALPSNAHASCGRNDRSRKPAVPEVNSKQALPSTKHASYCCDDRSRKTVVPLPLSGVVHPRPPTSKPSGLRMPSPSLGFFHQPKPSSLPSPLKTSSQSCVIPNLRQAGPVDPIHEFQLPSSVGEKQNVTMDGTITGYNDVTITGKNDVHCSSLDCSVLSIVNPATKRIVESFSLVTDMQKADLKVRSSSSNCDMTDNKQKFDRIPVHEDQISMGQAEPYITEKVVHMEEVEFQRNDDKLLSQRGTCEQLDEDDNSMNVAFVLPPKIKDTDNSQITSHLSSTVKFPGVFGRVITDHQLLEDKPIVSPQKNCCVFSKSKSEDASSVNSTSVSYVDQSSGDRDNKLHGEQGDLSKPLTCEGDQMVWENSGSFTKECQTSEEMQTYSCVKVADVSPKVQNSSATDSDALCDSGFGDRSNNGGTFDKMSENPQEEDAQMLTLSGRLTDEMDDADRRTSASDNCQLVKTDCGNKKPEQLDLSNSCYTGEQVFQENILRLDDYVLDGFSTIPEESRQKIALQCVDLKETHGTGACRNESEVSKTLSLMPLAMPDCRSNGAAIVESQDNFASVLEDKAMVESYNLDSMNDSQLNCQDCCLELESVDEVQAIGEVTAMNASFLKSGDFTSQLNLKVLFQDTSVEPNNLMGDKINFSGEEISVMSARCLNAEDRILNQSPEVHVSSLEGRESFEEPLTDNTGNCADISSKVNDLGGSGSQSSHGLSKHKILDEENKQVDEGSDIIKELALGDLREHTSVSNYACSAVVNNVYEELAGCPELHHPNIDVIRVSQDINPGSCLNGTLLANNSSCKDFVETVPEVVFNDYNACGSETKSSKVGPAMHDCTPDLEEKADYLQMEVAEGFSHDYKLSNQAASLEADSCATATTGETSVSTLALNAWGGELCSSVISDRTSSSGSILQDNEVNALKGNLAEESEIDFNNHTFNSELQHELEDSLHPAEDKEATNELKKSGSDRKPEGLVIKPPSDAVPFSDEWLAALEAAGEEILTKKSGAVQNSPPNKSQPQLGPWSPVKRKANQVIGPFDCTKHTNNVPSTSQ
- the LOC126615069 gene encoding uncharacterized protein LOC126615069 isoform X1 — its product is MESDVPLIEIAGEDDSLLQLTHGDTVSSSSTSKISKDDAFFFCSPLQTRRSKPLEGVVVSENSKKPSSTLCRENANANKENTVANKLEEQKLSLLPQQMKRKKKGGGYNLRKSLAWDRAFFTDEGVLNSEELSMISGNANSNGLLSVIEEDTNSITDSADLHVIEENLFKVLPESPSNKKDRTVGGSPLPKHDSSAKDKVAPGSAAKRKVLSARDINRSGSKRSGCPRPVASSSVKRPANVNTMKSPIKEPKVSKIPVPRPDSCLLSRTSKNVTVGANDLKRNQIAHPAVKLNNTKSGPNNVKVTPNGNFLTSKSSVRQARRNVASLVKGSPTKISCPPTFEANKGLEGISKQAVPSNGHAAYGLGDRSRKTAVPHMIPKQALPSNAHASCGRNDRSRKPAVPEVNSKQALPSTKHASYCCDDRSRKTVVPLPLSGVVHPRPPTSKPSGLRMPSPSLGFFHQPKPSSLPSPLKTSSQSCVIPNLRQAGPVDPIHEFQLPSSVGEKQNVTMDGTITGYNDVTITGKNDVHCSSLDCSVLSIVNPATKRIVESFSLVTDMQKADLKVRSSSSNCDMTDNKQKFDRIPVHEDQISMGQAEPYITEKVVHMEEVEFQRNDDKLLSQRGTCEQLDEDDNSMNVAFVLPPKIKDTDNSQITSHLSSTVKFPGVFGRVITDHQLLEDKPIVSPQKNCCVFSKSKSEDASSVNSTSVSYVDQSSGDRDNKLHGEQGDLSKPLTCEGDQMVWENSGSFTKECQTSEEMQTYSCVKVADVSPKVQNSSATDSDALCDSGFGDRSNNGGTFDKMSENPQEEDAQMLTLSGRLTDEMDDADRRTSASDNCQLVKTDCGNKKPEQLDLSNSCYTGEQVFQENILRLDDYVLDGFSTIPEESRQKIALQCVDLKETHGTGACRNESEVSKTLSLMPLAMPDCRSNGAAIVESQDNFASVLEDKAMVESYNLDSMNDSQLNCQDCCLELESVDEVQAIGEVTAMNASFLKSGDFTSQLNLKVLFQDTSVEPNNLMGDKINFSGEEISVMSARCLNAEDRILNQSPEVHVSSLEGRESFEEPLTDNTGNCADISSKVNDLGGSGSQSSHGLSKHKILDEENKQVDEGSDIIKELALGDLREHTSVSNYACSAVVNNVYEELAGCPELHHPNIDVIRVSQDINPGSCLNGTLLANNSSCKDFVETVPEVVFNDYNACGSETKSSKVGPAMHDCTPDLEEKADYLQMEVAEGFSHDYKLSNQAASLEADSCATATTGETSVSTLALNAWGGELCSSVISDRTSSSGSILQDNEVNALKGNLAEESEIDFNNHTFNSELQHELEDSLHPAEDKEATNELKKSGSDRKPEGLVIKPPSDAVPFSDEWLAALEAAGEEILTKKSGAVQNSPPNKSQPQLGPWSPVKRKANQVIGPFDCTKHTNNVPSTSQ